Proteins encoded within one genomic window of Leptolyngbya sp. CCY15150:
- the rpoD gene encoding RNA polymerase sigma factor RpoD, with the protein MTQANNVLETIEQPANELDLLLGGEQESDGMYDEPDEEDTKVAKGKTTRRRTQSKKKHYTEDSIRLYLQEIGRIRLLRADEEIELARKIADLLELERIREKLTDELAREPADAEWAEAVNMELPKFRYRLHLGRRAKDKMVQSNLRLVVSIAKKYMNRGLSFQDLIQEGSLGLIRAAEKFDHEKGYKFSTYATWWIRQAITRAIADQSRTIRLPVHLYETISRIKKTTKLLSQEMGRKPTEEEIATRMEMTIEKLRFIAKSAQLPISLETPIGKEEDSRLGDFIESDGETPEDQVSKSLLREDLEGVLGTLSPRERDVLRLRYGLDDGRMKTLEEIGQIFNVTRERIRQIEAKALRKLRHPNRNSVLKEYIR; encoded by the coding sequence ATGACTCAGGCTAACAACGTACTTGAAACGATTGAACAGCCAGCCAATGAGCTAGATCTCCTACTGGGTGGAGAGCAAGAAAGCGATGGCATGTATGACGAACCAGACGAGGAGGATACGAAGGTCGCCAAGGGTAAGACCACTCGTCGTCGCACCCAGTCTAAGAAAAAGCACTACACCGAAGACTCGATTCGGCTGTATCTGCAAGAAATTGGACGCATTCGTCTACTGCGGGCTGATGAAGAAATTGAGTTGGCACGTAAAATTGCTGACCTGCTAGAGCTAGAGCGTATTCGCGAAAAGCTGACCGATGAGCTAGCTCGCGAACCGGCTGATGCTGAATGGGCAGAAGCGGTTAACATGGAACTTCCCAAGTTCCGCTACCGGCTACACCTTGGACGACGTGCCAAGGACAAGATGGTGCAATCGAACCTACGACTCGTGGTGTCGATCGCCAAGAAATATATGAACCGAGGCCTATCATTTCAGGATCTGATCCAAGAAGGTAGCTTGGGGTTGATTCGGGCCGCTGAGAAGTTTGATCACGAAAAGGGATACAAATTCTCGACCTATGCCACTTGGTGGATTCGGCAGGCGATCACAAGGGCGATCGCGGATCAGTCGAGAACCATTCGTCTTCCTGTTCACCTATACGAGACCATTTCTCGCATAAAGAAAACCACGAAGCTGCTGTCTCAGGAAATGGGACGCAAGCCAACGGAGGAAGAGATCGCCACTCGCATGGAAATGACCATCGAGAAGCTGCGGTTTATTGCCAAGTCTGCTCAGCTTCCCATCTCTTTGGAAACACCCATTGGTAAGGAAGAAGACTCTCGTTTGGGTGACTTTATTGAGTCTGATGGTGAGACCCCAGAGGATCAGGTTTCCAAGAGTCTCCTGCGGGAAGATCTAGAGGGTGTTTTGGGTACCCTCAGCCCTCGGGAGCGCGATGTGCTGCGTCTTCGCTATGGGCTGGATGATGGCCGAATGAAGACCCTAGAGGAAATCGGTCAAATCTTCAACGTAACTCGGGAGCGCATTCGCCAAATCGAGGCGAAGGCCCTGCGGAAACTCCGCCACCCCAATCGCAACAGCGTCTTGAAGGAATATATCCGTTAG